A region from the Helcococcus ovis genome encodes:
- the rpsF gene encoding 30S ribosomal protein S6, translating into MNNYEMIVILKPNLEEELKKDVLQRLYDVIDEHGKLGEIEDWGNRKLAYEIQKLSEGNYVLINFEAEPSIIKELERRAQITDQIIKYLVVNKES; encoded by the coding sequence ATGAATAATTATGAAATGATAGTTATTTTGAAGCCAAATCTTGAAGAAGAACTAAAAAAAGACGTTTTACAAAGATTATATGACGTTATCGATGAACACGGAAAATTAGGTGAAATCGAAGATTGGGGAAACAGAAAGTTAGCTTACGAAATACAAAAATTATCAGAAGGAAATTATGTTTTAATTAATTTTGAAGCAGAACCTTCAATAATTAAAGAGTTGGAAAGAAGAGCTCAAATCACAGATCAAATTATTAAGTATTTAGTAGTAAACAAAGAGTCCTAA
- a CDS encoding hydrolase codes for MKKKTENNKNNFRTLETKDHGNHIIAEYGLNISPELIGVELEKPDSYNQSSRKLKEIPKIKHELRNRMVIMPEVIENASGINILEKKIKSLLFTTDIAVIRNSNADAVFAVYPFTPSISISQAIMDTSMVPVFVGVGGGLTSGSRSINIALQAELMGAYGVVVNAPMDVDTIEKIADIIDIPIILTVVSDKDNYIEKIMAGVQILNVSAGSNTAKLVAKIREELGEAFPIIATGGSSEETIKKTIEAGANAIIYTPPTTADIFEYIMKEYREKLD; via the coding sequence ATGAAGAAAAAAACAGAAAATAATAAAAATAATTTTAGGACTTTAGAAACTAAAGATCATGGTAACCACATAATCGCAGAATATGGTTTAAATATTTCCCCTGAACTTATAGGGGTAGAATTAGAAAAGCCTGATTCTTATAATCAATCTAGTAGAAAACTTAAAGAAATACCTAAGATTAAACACGAGTTGAGAAATAGAATGGTTATTATGCCGGAAGTAATAGAAAATGCGAGCGGTATAAATATTTTAGAGAAAAAAATCAAATCTTTATTGTTTACAACAGATATAGCCGTTATAAGAAATTCAAATGCTGATGCAGTATTTGCAGTTTATCCGTTTACACCTTCTATTTCAATAAGTCAAGCTATAATGGATACATCAATGGTTCCTGTATTTGTAGGAGTTGGAGGTGGACTTACATCAGGAAGTCGTTCAATAAATATAGCTTTGCAAGCTGAATTAATGGGAGCTTATGGTGTAGTTGTAAATGCACCTATGGATGTAGATACAATTGAAAAAATTGCAGATATCATAGATATTCCAATTATTCTTACCGTAGTTTCGGACAAAGATAATTATATAGAAAAGATAATGGCGGGAGTACAGATATTAAATGTATCAGCGGGAAGTAATACAGCCAAACTTGTAGCTAAAATTAGAGAAGAATTAGGTGAAGCTTTTCCTATAATTGCTACTGGCGGCTCTAGTGAAGAAACAATAAAAAAAACCATTGAAGCAGGAGCCAATGCGATAATTTATACTCCACCTACAACGGCGGATATTTTTGAATATATTATGAAGGAATATAGAGAAAAACTTGATTAA
- a CDS encoding S8 family serine peptidase, with translation MRRKRILSVIFSIVILFTALPVKSYAMDMPLEWVINKGNPEEETARIVIQLKKDANKDLIKSKVNQYLGVKLKKDFNVAFNGFSADVPKSLIPLFKTIKGIENITESREYYPLMTSSKHLTQVLEATKNYKNKGEGMVVSIIDSGIDVNHPDMQKLTNPEKAKIKEPFVSDKNKDTKFTMKVPYGYNFADESYFVKGTASDHGMHVAGIVGANGDESKKGISGVAGDVQLLAMKVFSNDKKQKGAKDDDIIAAIEASIVHKADIINMSLGSVSGFMNDNDPVQRAVNSATDKGVLVVIAAGNDTAAFVENRKTKNISNKFERQDIGVVASPSTSRKALSIASYENNSKYVYYVNFNENGKNVKKEYNIAQGELTSAKNKMVYVELGQKEDFEKLKEKVKGKIALIQRGKITFTEKINNASENGAIGVVIFNNVDEEMPGMEITGANKNIFVTSFEKALGEKIRDLVNKNPDFEIEFEKDPVKVDSDKKDDMSVFSSMGSTSNLDFKPELTAVGGNVYSTVNDGKYKMTSGTSMASPHVAGASAIVLSQIKNDIKTGIDNYALFTKYTLINSAKIMTNNNFENKLPFSPRRQGAGLIQTDYAIKNRVILTNSEDNEPTGALRDFVGNKEFTINAKNYGDKTLTFEVKPSKVQTTVNINKEVKEVFSSANISVDKGNISIKPGETVKINVKLNASEVSNQFVEGFINFISKDETQPNIHFTYMGFVGNWNEEDIFDKPYNVENKNNTYYTDTQLFSTVGQGLFGKSEVVTLGIKPKLALKDRIPDAKYVSFSPNNDNAAEVIMPQIGLLRPVSSLKFSVLNSNKETVRVLGEEYNVRRQTLADYDKAVKKGELFKTRPFFSGLWDGKIYNKKTGKFELTSDGQYYIKVEGKLSDKYAYQTLELPVKVDTKKPKINIKKDLLKEYKVLKDGREITYKVDDLTGVSSTYVKIGRKRYEASYDEKTKLYTVKVPFTNVSSEKAEIYAYDYAYNESKYTINNFGDNPLKVERWESFIDIKMNKTLEKSFLATTNLNETKTIKLIFKNKKEKIEIKPFKVVNKKVTFGSFYLNENQQGKYEAFVEEYDKDNKLLRTVSLGEFIYDYEKPEIKLENVEEIKENEKKKISTNDIKLKKEVEKYNKYKQFKITKNPDGTVTFKGRVSDNVFSPQELKFTVNRGDEIKINKDGSFNHTFATPSKSFDFLNLRQPGAGKIEVSKTIEGLDLAVPSNKIKNRKGLERTVIISEYIKNSKEVENTEKETILSVTNRIVLNSKNLEKDATQKVEKIDGKFYFELTGNTNNSESRIFVNGNEATINSTVGGGNRFAYKVELKEGINPVSVRVEDREGKLLVDRKVRILFDNTLPELTLSDNTKNTIKVESETKNGKTIEKNYIETYEDFIELKGKVRDNGFGYTLLVNGDHVVNYRNEAAAGNTKYGNNEKEFYKQVKVEDGDVVRLTLTDYLKNSYEVQYIVRKVDRPVITESVKNNKSDAQVKIDEKLKEQGQNLEDINKKSILDSTKLENDINKTNVKISIKDENISKKVEDIVFEGKSSILNPLKIVVKKYDSLEDNLIDRYDISASIDGKNVEKLDYPVKIYIPVIKKNFKSLSLSKDGKLEEIKNYQIIEKGGKKYLVLNTDKISNYVLSHDEEKVSLFELNDKLNINENISKNVSLNSETTQEIKVVNNTEIVNSDISNKISKKSTEKQKDVKKSVDKISSETKKEDELKNDKNIEKKDNLSMLDIASIIVIILAVISLGVYLVLRKK, from the coding sequence ATGAGGAGAAAAAGAATATTATCAGTAATTTTTTCTATTGTAATTTTGTTTACTGCATTACCAGTTAAATCATATGCAATGGATATGCCATTAGAATGGGTTATAAATAAAGGTAACCCTGAAGAAGAAACGGCTAGAATTGTTATTCAATTGAAAAAAGATGCAAATAAGGATCTTATAAAATCAAAAGTAAATCAGTATCTAGGTGTAAAGTTGAAAAAGGATTTTAATGTTGCATTTAATGGATTTTCTGCGGATGTACCGAAATCTTTAATACCATTGTTTAAAACTATTAAAGGTATTGAAAATATTACAGAGTCTAGGGAATATTATCCATTAATGACTTCAAGTAAACATTTAACTCAGGTATTAGAAGCTACTAAAAATTATAAAAATAAAGGCGAGGGAATGGTTGTTTCAATAATCGACTCCGGTATTGATGTTAATCATCCTGATATGCAAAAATTGACTAATCCTGAAAAAGCTAAAATTAAAGAACCGTTTGTTAGTGATAAAAATAAAGATACTAAATTCACTATGAAAGTTCCTTATGGATATAATTTTGCTGATGAATCATATTTTGTAAAGGGTACAGCATCTGATCATGGTATGCATGTTGCAGGGATTGTAGGGGCTAATGGAGATGAAAGTAAAAAAGGAATTTCAGGAGTTGCTGGAGATGTTCAACTTTTAGCAATGAAAGTTTTCAGTAATGATAAAAAGCAAAAAGGAGCGAAAGACGATGATATTATTGCTGCTATAGAAGCGTCTATAGTACATAAAGCTGATATAATTAATATGTCATTGGGAAGTGTTTCAGGATTTATGAATGATAATGATCCTGTGCAAAGAGCTGTAAATTCGGCAACGGATAAAGGAGTTCTAGTTGTAATTGCAGCAGGTAATGACACGGCTGCATTTGTTGAAAATAGAAAAACTAAAAATATTTCTAATAAATTTGAACGACAAGATATTGGTGTTGTTGCATCACCGTCAACATCAAGAAAAGCACTAAGCATAGCATCTTATGAAAATAATAGTAAATATGTATATTATGTAAACTTTAATGAAAATGGTAAAAATGTAAAAAAAGAGTATAATATAGCACAAGGAGAATTAACATCAGCTAAAAATAAAATGGTTTATGTTGAATTAGGGCAAAAAGAAGACTTTGAAAAATTAAAAGAAAAAGTAAAAGGTAAAATTGCACTTATTCAAAGAGGTAAAATTACTTTTACTGAAAAAATAAATAATGCTAGTGAAAATGGAGCTATAGGGGTTGTAATATTTAATAATGTTGATGAAGAAATGCCGGGAATGGAAATTACGGGAGCTAATAAAAATATTTTTGTTACAAGTTTTGAAAAAGCTTTGGGAGAAAAAATTCGTGATTTAGTTAATAAAAATCCAGATTTTGAAATAGAATTTGAAAAAGATCCAGTTAAAGTTGATAGTGATAAAAAAGATGATATGAGTGTATTTTCATCTATGGGTTCAACATCAAATCTTGATTTTAAGCCGGAATTAACAGCTGTTGGAGGAAATGTATATTCTACAGTAAATGATGGAAAATATAAAATGACAAGTGGGACTTCAATGGCATCGCCACATGTTGCAGGGGCAAGTGCTATTGTTTTATCTCAAATAAAAAATGATATAAAGACGGGTATAGATAATTATGCTTTATTTACAAAGTATACTTTGATAAATTCAGCAAAAATTATGACAAATAATAATTTTGAAAATAAATTACCATTCTCACCAAGAAGACAAGGAGCTGGATTAATCCAAACAGATTACGCAATAAAAAATAGAGTAATTTTGACGAATTCTGAAGATAATGAGCCTACTGGAGCTTTAAGAGATTTTGTAGGAAATAAAGAATTTACAATAAATGCTAAAAATTATGGTGATAAAACATTAACTTTTGAAGTTAAACCATCAAAAGTGCAAACTACGGTAAATATAAATAAAGAAGTTAAAGAAGTATTTAGTAGTGCGAATATAAGTGTTGATAAAGGAAATATTTCTATTAAACCTGGGGAAACTGTAAAAATTAATGTTAAATTAAATGCGAGCGAAGTTTCAAATCAATTTGTAGAAGGCTTTATAAATTTTATTTCTAAAGATGAAACTCAACCCAATATACATTTTACTTATATGGGATTTGTTGGAAATTGGAATGAAGAAGATATATTTGATAAACCGTATAATGTAGAAAATAAAAATAATACTTATTATACTGATACTCAATTATTTTCAACAGTAGGACAAGGATTATTTGGAAAATCAGAAGTTGTTACTTTAGGTATTAAACCTAAACTAGCTCTAAAAGATAGAATTCCAGATGCGAAATATGTTTCATTTTCTCCTAATAATGATAATGCAGCAGAAGTAATAATGCCTCAAATTGGTTTACTTAGACCTGTATCAAGTTTGAAATTTAGTGTATTAAATTCTAACAAAGAAACAGTTAGAGTTTTAGGCGAAGAATATAATGTAAGACGTCAAACTCTTGCGGATTACGATAAAGCAGTTAAAAAAGGTGAATTATTTAAAACTAGACCATTCTTCTCAGGATTATGGGATGGTAAAATATACAATAAGAAGACTGGAAAATTTGAATTAACATCTGATGGGCAATATTATATCAAAGTTGAAGGTAAATTATCTGATAAATACGCATATCAAACTTTAGAGTTACCTGTTAAAGTTGATACTAAAAAGCCTAAAATTAATATTAAAAAAGATTTATTAAAAGAATATAAAGTTTTAAAAGATGGTAGAGAGATTACATACAAAGTGGATGATTTAACGGGAGTATCTTCTACATATGTTAAAATTGGACGAAAAAGATATGAAGCATCATATGATGAAAAAACAAAATTATATACTGTAAAAGTTCCATTTACTAATGTAAGTAGTGAAAAGGCTGAAATATATGCTTATGATTACGCATATAATGAAAGTAAATATACAATTAATAATTTTGGTGATAATCCACTTAAAGTTGAAAGATGGGAAAGTTTTATTGATATTAAAATGAATAAAACTTTGGAAAAATCATTTTTAGCTACAACAAATTTAAATGAAACAAAAACTATTAAATTGATTTTCAAAAATAAAAAGGAAAAAATAGAAATTAAACCATTTAAGGTTGTAAATAAAAAAGTTACGTTCGGATCATTTTATTTAAATGAAAATCAACAAGGAAAATATGAAGCTTTTGTTGAAGAATATGATAAAGATAATAAATTATTAAGAACAGTCTCACTTGGAGAATTTATTTATGATTATGAGAAGCCGGAAATTAAGTTAGAAAATGTTGAAGAAATTAAGGAAAATGAAAAGAAAAAAATCAGTACAAATGATATTAAATTGAAAAAAGAAGTAGAAAAATATAATAAATATAAACAATTTAAAATTACTAAAAATCCTGATGGTACAGTAACATTTAAGGGAAGAGTTTCAGATAATGTCTTTTCTCCACAGGAATTGAAATTTACTGTAAATAGAGGTGATGAAATAAAAATTAATAAAGATGGTTCATTTAATCATACATTTGCTACTCCATCAAAATCATTTGATTTTCTAAACTTAAGACAACCAGGAGCAGGTAAGATTGAAGTAAGTAAGACAATAGAAGGTCTAGATTTAGCAGTTCCAAGCAATAAAATTAAAAATAGAAAAGGACTTGAAAGAACAGTTATAATTTCTGAATATATTAAAAATTCTAAAGAAGTTGAAAATACAGAAAAAGAAACTATTTTAAGTGTAACAAATAGAATTGTATTGAACAGTAAAAATTTAGAAAAAGATGCAACTCAGAAAGTAGAAAAAATAGATGGTAAATTCTATTTTGAACTAACAGGAAATACAAATAATTCAGAATCAAGAATATTTGTAAATGGGAATGAAGCTACAATAAATAGTACTGTTGGAGGTGGAAATAGATTTGCATATAAAGTAGAACTTAAAGAGGGAATTAATCCGGTAAGTGTTAGAGTTGAAGATAGAGAAGGAAAACTTTTAGTTGATAGAAAAGTAAGAATTTTATTTGACAACACTCTTCCGGAATTAACCTTAAGTGATAATACCAAAAATACTATAAAAGTTGAATCTGAAACAAAAAATGGTAAAACTATTGAGAAAAATTATATTGAAACTTACGAAGACTTTATAGAATTAAAAGGCAAGGTTAGGGATAATGGGTTTGGATATACCCTTTTAGTAAATGGTGATCATGTTGTAAACTATAGAAATGAAGCTGCAGCAGGAAATACTAAGTACGGAAATAACGAAAAGGAATTTTATAAGCAAGTTAAAGTAGAAGATGGAGATGTTGTTAGATTAACATTAACAGATTATTTAAAAAATAGTTATGAAGTTCAATATATTGTAAGAAAAGTTGATAGACCTGTAATTACTGAGAGTGTAAAAAATAATAAATCAGATGCTCAGGTTAAAATAGATGAAAAATTAAAAGAACAAGGTCAAAATCTTGAAGATATTAATAAAAAATCTATTTTAGATTCTACTAAATTAGAAAATGATATAAATAAAACTAATGTAAAAATTTCTATTAAAGATGAAAATATTAGTAAAAAAGTGGAAGATATAGTATTTGAAGGTAAAAGTTCAATATTGAATCCATTAAAAATTGTAGTTAAAAAATATGATAGTTTAGAAGATAATTTAATTGATAGATATGATATTTCTGCAAGCATAGATGGTAAGAATGTAGAAAAGCTGGATTATCCAGTTAAAATATATATTCCAGTTATTAAAAAGAACTTTAAATCTTTATCATTAAGTAAAGATGGAAAATTAGAAGAAATTAAAAACTACCAAATTATAGAAAAAGGTGGTAAAAAATATCTAGTATTAAATACTGATAAAATATCAAATTATGTTTTATCACATGATGAAGAAAAAGTAAGTTTATTTGAATTGAATGATAAATTAAATATAAATGAAAATATATCAAAAAATGTATCTTTAAATTCAGAAACAACTCAAGAAATTAAGGTAGTTAATAATACTGAAATAGTAAACTCAGATATTTCAAACAAAATATCTAAAAAATCAACAGAAAAACAAAAAGATGTTAAAAAGTCAGTTGATAAAATTTCTTCAGAAACTAAAAAAGAAGATGAGTTGAAAAATGATAAAAATATCGAAAAAAAAGATAATTTAAGCATGTTAGATATTGCGAGCATAATAGTAATTATATTAGCTGTTATATCTTTAGGAGTTTACTTAGTTTTGAGAAAAAAATAA
- a CDS encoding insulinase family protein, producing MKNFKLLEEKYLKNEQANALVFEHNKTLAKVFVMSNNDDNKVFGIGFRTPPKSSNGVCHIIEHSVLNGSKKYKTKEPFMDMVKGSLQTFLNAMTYPDKTIYPVASRNDKDFKNLTDLYLDAVFNPRVKTDEKIFRQEGWRYNLEDDKLTYKGVVYNEMRGAMSSMETQVYKNIYAELMPDTIYAYNSGGDPYIIPTLTYEQFLDYYNEFYHPSNSYIFLYGNLNYEEYLNYIDEEYLNNYEYRSVDSKLAFQPRFESPRYAVNYLNTAKEVKENESFVSYSTLMGDGANSKERILSSILTSALIDNESSSLRQKLLSSGILEVIFSTSQTNRESSFSLVAKNIDAKDRDKFVKIIEEELNEIIKNGIDKDLILSEINDYKFDIREKGNYSTKGIPYFINAFDSWLYDKSPIEAIDIEDDLKYIEENIENGIFEKFIRKNILENNHKSIVTHIPKLGLNEQKDKEMMDTLEKMKQNLTETEKNNLEKFREEMADFQNREDTPEEKATIPMLTKEDVDTKIPSIDREELKKDCYTILKHNLPTSGIDYIDLTFDIDHITKPEDILYANLLTAMLTMLDTKNYNYSDLNKEILLSTGGIKADINQFIVKETNEIKIKLIVSTKSFTENIEKATSALKEVLLNTKFDNHARLKEILLMIKAGSEMGLYQTAHVKMMNRAVSNHLEFFKYNEYINGIDFQLFIKNIVDKDIKEIASKLENIYNKVFSKNNLIVNIASTFENSNLLPSIEELANSFEEKTFTVSKFEFIPSKKSEGFATSADVNYASYGNKLNMEFDSKFVVLNNLVSTEFLYTEIRAKGGAYGAGMTTSQRNNFATYSYRDPNLQSTLEKYNEIPKFLEETQLTDEDLLPYIIGAVGKINPPMTENTKSSFDLSMYITGQTIEDIEEKIENALKADMETLKSTSTKLREILDTASLAVLGNKTVIEENKELFDEVIEL from the coding sequence ATGAAAAATTTCAAACTTTTAGAAGAAAAATACTTAAAAAATGAACAAGCAAATGCTCTGGTTTTTGAACACAATAAAACACTGGCTAAAGTATTTGTCATGTCCAATAATGATGATAATAAAGTTTTTGGTATCGGTTTTAGAACTCCACCAAAAAGCAGTAATGGTGTATGCCATATAATCGAACATTCCGTATTAAATGGATCAAAAAAATATAAAACTAAAGAGCCATTTATGGATATGGTAAAAGGATCTTTACAAACATTTTTAAATGCTATGACTTATCCTGATAAGACAATTTATCCTGTTGCTTCAAGAAATGATAAAGATTTCAAAAATTTAACAGATTTATATCTAGATGCAGTATTTAACCCAAGAGTTAAAACTGATGAAAAGATATTTAGACAAGAAGGATGGAGATACAATCTTGAAGATGATAAATTAACATATAAAGGTGTTGTTTACAATGAAATGAGAGGTGCTATGTCCTCCATGGAAACTCAAGTTTACAAAAATATTTACGCTGAATTAATGCCGGATACAATTTACGCTTACAATTCAGGTGGAGATCCTTATATAATTCCTACTTTAACTTACGAACAATTTTTAGATTATTACAATGAATTTTATCATCCTTCAAATTCATACATTTTCCTATACGGAAATTTAAATTATGAAGAATATTTAAATTACATTGATGAGGAATATTTAAATAATTATGAATATAGAAGTGTAGATTCTAAACTTGCATTTCAACCAAGATTTGAATCTCCAAGATATGCTGTAAATTATTTAAATACAGCTAAAGAAGTTAAAGAAAATGAATCCTTTGTTTCATATTCAACATTAATGGGAGATGGAGCAAATTCAAAAGAAAGAATTTTATCAAGCATTCTTACTTCCGCATTAATTGACAATGAAAGCTCCAGTTTGCGTCAAAAATTACTTTCATCAGGAATACTTGAAGTGATTTTTTCAACATCTCAAACAAATAGAGAATCATCATTTTCACTAGTTGCTAAAAATATAGATGCTAAGGATAGAGATAAATTTGTTAAAATAATTGAAGAAGAATTAAATGAAATAATCAAAAACGGAATAGATAAAGACTTAATTTTATCTGAAATAAACGACTATAAATTTGATATTAGAGAAAAGGGAAATTACTCTACAAAGGGTATCCCTTACTTTATAAATGCTTTTGATTCCTGGTTATACGATAAGTCGCCAATTGAAGCAATCGACATTGAAGATGATTTGAAATACATTGAAGAAAATATTGAAAATGGAATTTTTGAAAAATTCATTAGGAAAAATATTTTAGAAAATAATCACAAATCAATCGTTACTCACATTCCTAAGCTTGGATTAAATGAGCAAAAAGACAAGGAAATGATGGATACTTTAGAAAAAATGAAACAAAATTTAACAGAAACTGAAAAAAACAATCTTGAAAAGTTTAGAGAAGAAATGGCTGATTTTCAAAATAGAGAAGATACTCCAGAAGAAAAAGCGACAATCCCAATGCTTACAAAGGAAGATGTTGACACAAAAATCCCTTCAATTGACAGAGAAGAACTTAAAAAAGATTGTTACACAATCTTGAAGCATAATCTTCCAACATCAGGAATTGACTATATTGATTTAACTTTTGATATTGACCATATTACAAAACCTGAAGATATACTTTATGCAAATCTTTTAACGGCAATGTTAACAATGCTTGACACTAAAAATTATAATTATTCCGACTTAAATAAAGAAATTTTACTTTCTACAGGAGGAATAAAGGCTGACATTAATCAATTTATAGTTAAAGAAACAAATGAAATTAAGATAAAACTAATTGTGTCTACAAAATCATTTACTGAAAATATCGAAAAAGCTACATCTGCATTAAAAGAAGTTTTATTAAATACAAAATTTGACAATCATGCAAGATTAAAAGAAATTTTATTAATGATTAAAGCAGGTTCAGAAATGGGACTATACCAAACTGCTCACGTTAAAATGATGAATAGAGCCGTTTCAAATCATTTGGAATTTTTCAAATACAATGAGTATATAAATGGTATTGATTTCCAATTATTCATTAAAAATATTGTTGATAAAGATATAAAAGAAATAGCTTCAAAACTTGAAAACATTTACAATAAAGTATTTTCTAAAAATAATTTGATTGTAAATATAGCTTCAACATTTGAAAACTCAAATCTATTACCATCTATTGAAGAATTAGCAAATTCATTTGAAGAAAAGACATTCACAGTTTCTAAATTTGAATTCATTCCTTCAAAAAAATCTGAAGGTTTTGCGACTTCTGCCGATGTAAACTACGCATCATATGGTAATAAATTAAACATGGAATTTGACTCAAAATTTGTTGTACTTAACAACCTTGTTTCAACTGAATTTTTATATACAGAAATCAGAGCTAAGGGTGGTGCTTACGGTGCAGGAATGACAACATCTCAAAGAAATAATTTTGCAACATACTCATACAGAGATCCAAACCTACAAAGCACATTAGAAAAATACAATGAAATCCCTAAATTCCTAGAAGAAACTCAATTAACAGATGAAGATTTACTTCCATACATCATTGGTGCAGTTGGCAAAATCAATCCTCCAATGACAGAAAATACAAAATCTTCATTCGACCTATCAATGTACATAACAGGTCAAACAATTGAAGACATTGAAGAAAAAATTGAAAATGCATTAAAAGCAGACATGGAAACATTAAAATCCACATCAACAAAATTAAGAGAAATCTTAGATACAGCTTCATTAGCCGTTCTTGGAAACAAGACAGTTATAGAAGAAAATAAAGAATTATTTGATGAAGTAATTGAGTTATAG
- a CDS encoding single-stranded DNA-binding protein: MNNVVLMGRLTRDPELRYTQGSNMAYVRLNVAVDKNLSREKKQEMESKGQPTADFINVVAWGKLGENIAKFTSRGLRVLVTGRIQTGSYEKDGQKVYTTDVLASNVEFLDWKGGNNSASAQQPVQNQSNNQQPSQPDSYTPPIDDNFEYSADFDPTEDKRIPF; this comes from the coding sequence ATGAATAATGTAGTGTTAATGGGAAGATTAACCAGAGATCCAGAACTAAGATATACACAAGGAAGCAATATGGCTTACGTTAGATTAAATGTAGCCGTAGATAAAAACTTATCGAGAGAAAAAAAACAAGAGATGGAATCCAAAGGACAACCAACAGCTGATTTTATAAATGTAGTTGCTTGGGGAAAACTTGGAGAAAATATTGCTAAATTCACAAGCAGAGGATTAAGAGTTTTAGTCACAGGTCGTATTCAAACAGGTTCATATGAAAAAGATGGGCAAAAAGTTTATACAACAGATGTTTTAGCATCTAATGTAGAATTTTTAGATTGGAAAGGTGGTAATAATTCAGCATCTGCACAACAACCGGTGCAAAATCAATCTAATAATCAACAACCTAGCCAACCTGACTCTTATACACCACCAATTGATGATAATTTCGAGTATTCAGCAGATTTTGATCCAACTGAAGATAAGAGGATTCCTTTTTAA
- the rpsR gene encoding 30S ribosomal protein S18, producing the protein MARKFRQRKKVCAFDKDKLDNIDYKDVATLRQFISERGKILPRRVTGTCAHHQRLIAKQIKRARQIALLPYQVN; encoded by the coding sequence ATGGCAAGAAAATTTAGACAAAGAAAAAAAGTTTGTGCTTTTGATAAAGACAAATTAGATAATATTGATTATAAAGATGTTGCTACATTAAGACAATTTATCAGTGAAAGAGGTAAAATTTTACCAAGAAGAGTTACTGGTACATGTGCACATCATCAAAGATTAATTGCAAAACAAATTAAGAGAGCAAGACAAATCGCTCTATTACCATACCAAGTAAATTAA